The following is a genomic window from Desulforegula conservatrix Mb1Pa.
AGTTTGAAATATGAGGAGGTTTATCTGAAGGCCTATGGAAGCATGTCAGAAGCGAGACACAAAATTGGCGATTATCTGAGGTTCTACAACACAAAAAGGCCTCACCAGAGCTTTAAGAATAATACGCCTGATAAAACATATTTTGAAGGTCTGGAAATTCCAATCGCCGCTTGAAGCTTTTATTAAAAATATGAGACACAGAGGTCAAAATTATATAAGGATTTGTTGATAGGATTTTCACTTATATTTTCAGAAAATCTGTCCAATCAAAACCGACCACTTATTTTGAAGGCATTACTGTTGTCGTTGGAATGGGAGTCTGATATCTGAAGCAAGTTTCTA
Proteins encoded in this region:
- a CDS encoding integrase core domain-containing protein, whose amino-acid sequence is SLKYEEVYLKAYGSMSEARHKIGDYLRFYNTKRPHQSFKNNTPDKTYFEGLEIPIAA